One part of the Kryptolebias marmoratus isolate JLee-2015 linkage group LG13, ASM164957v2, whole genome shotgun sequence genome encodes these proteins:
- the LOC108238937 gene encoding adhesion G-protein coupled receptor G4, which yields MMVLDLQLLPKDERMSHFRSTSITSRRRFDLKLDHFRYKKAIMYTVSRESFIFLVQVLKLLSDTEEMEEQIRHYLDIPFNNGPISIETEDIQISRILTVMCNRDTQQTLKGLLKWPDTSGGKNATLACPKNPRRSATRHCKLCLSTRWMDPDLEDCPRVVETIPDLAHVEVTPDTALDVVEMIEDLLRNQSSLIYNELVTVLNKLKDIISASVVTPDLSQALINIISDILASDSNLEPFTNTILNITEAVGDKMVGHAGSYTLVAEALALSVVDVSPGEFDSFSLGVLSDLTGTNPEIFINQYPFKGTVAFISLPSVLQQSFPQYGQSPARIQFQFYGNPLLFPSRKPGQILNTFVVSASVTNASSSIKDLPEDVKVVLYHLTPNKLNKEVDCVFWNFNKNNGNGGWDDYGCRKYNSSSDYTTCLCDHLTHFGVLLDVSRTQADLLNEQILTIITYIGCGVSSLFLGITVLTYTAFEKLRRDYPSQILINLSLALLGLNLVFLVNSWLSSWGVYGLCVAVASTLHYFLLASFTWMGLEAVNMYFALIKVFNAYVPSYILKFCILGWGIPLVICVMVLIVNREAYGSHLYSNTRSTLESLDNSDDFCWLQDDMTFYVSVVAYAALVFLFNIGIFVVVLIQIRHMRANSPAGTRRGLMQDLKGVASLTFLLGLTWIVGFLTWGPVRIVLLYLFSGLNTLQGLFIFLFHCLMKENVRKQWRIHLCFGRFRLEEHSEWSNSASVGALPKSRENPSRAAIPSLRSVQSNSTDSTSASSDSSRRDSSCRRPDLGLFVNSLVLPRVQRGPSDTGDLPSYRGVNSTPGWRNHLLNDQPQQ from the exons ATGATGGTGCTGGACCTGCAGCTGCTCCCCAAAGATGAAAG GATGAGCCACTTCAGAAGTACCAGCATCACTTCCAGACGTCGCTTTGACCTGAAGCTGGATCACTTCAGGTACAAGAAA GCGATCATGTACACAGTTTCAAG GGAGAGCTTCATTTTCCTGGTCCAGGTCTTGAAGCTTCTGTCAGACACAGAGGAAATGGAAGAGCAAATACGACACTATCTAGATATTCCTTTCAACAATGGACCCATCTCCATAGAAACTGAGGACATACAGATAAGTCGCATAC TGACAGTCATGTGTAACAGAGACACCCAGCAGACACTGAAAGGCCTCTTAAAGTGGCCTGACACTTCGGGAGGAAAAAACGCCACTCTCGCCTGCCCGAAAAACCCTCGCCGCTCCGCCACCCGACACTG CAAACTGTGCCTGTCGACCCGCTGGATGGACCCGGACCTCGAAGACTGCCCACGAGTGGTGGAAACCATCCCTGATCTGGCCCACGTGGAAGTCACTCCCG ATACTGCACTTGATGTGGTGGAGATGATTGAGGATTTACTGAGAAACCAGTCTTCTCTCATCTACAACGAGCTGGTCACAGTCCTCAACAAGCTGAAGGACATTATCAGCGCCAGCGTGGTCACACCGGACCTCAGTCAAGCTCTAATCAACATCATTTCAGACATCCTGGCATCTGACAGCAACCTGGAGCCTTTCACGAACAC TATTCTCAACATTACAGAGGCGGTGGGAGACAAGATGGTGGGCCACGCGGGCTCCTACACCCTCGTTGCCGAGGCGCTGGCTCTGTCAGTGGTGGATGTCAGTCCTGGAGAGTTTGACAGCTTCAGTCTTGGCGTGTTGTCTGATCTGACTGGGACAAACCCCGAG ATTTTTATCAACCAGTATCCCTTCAAAGGCACAGTGGCCTTTATCTCCCTGCCGTCCGTCCTCCAGCAGAGCTTCCCGCAGTACGGCCAGAGCCCAGCGAGAATCCAGTTCCAGTTCTACGGCAACCCACTACTCTTCCCG AGCAGAAAACCGGGACAAATCCTCAACACATTTGTGGTGTCAGCCAGCGTGACCAACGCCAGCTCATCGATCAAAGACCTTCCTGAAGACGTCAAAGTCGTGCTCTACCATCTTACCCCCAACAAG CTGAACAAGGAGGTGGACTGTGTCTTCTGgaacttcaataaaaaca ATGGAAACGGAGGTTGGGACGATTACGGCTGCAGGAAATACAACAGCAGCTCCGACTACACAACCTGCCTGTGTGACCACCTCACACACTTCGGAGTCCTGCTG GATGTCTCCAGGACACAGGCAGACCTGCTTAACGAGCAGATCCTGACCATCATCACCTATATTGGCTGCGGAGTCTCGTCTCTTTTCTTGGGAATCACCGTTCTCACTTACACAGCTTTTGA AAAGCTTCGTAGAGACTACCCCTCGCAGATCCTCATCAACCTCTCTCTGGCTCTGCTGGGTTTGAATCTGGTGTTCCTGGTCAACTCTTGGCTGTCCTCCTGGGGCGTGTACGGCCTGTGTGTGGCTGTGGCGTCCACACTGCACTACTTCCTCCTGGCATCGTTCACCTGGATGGGATTGGAGGCTGTTAACATGTACTTTGCCCTCATCAAAGTATTCAATGCCTACGTCCCATCATATATCCTGAAGTTCTGCATTCTGGGGTGGG GGATTCCTCTGGTGATCTGCGTCATGGTGCTCATCGTGAACCGAGAGGCGTACGGCAGTCACCTCTACAGTAACACTCGGTCTACTTTAGAGTCGTTGGACAACTCGGACGACTT CTGCTGGCTTCAGGATGATATGACGTTTTATGTGTCCGTGGTTGCCTACGCCGCGCTGGTCTTCCTCTTCAACATTGGG ATTTTTGTGGTGGTTCTGATTCAGATCCGCCACATGAGAGCCAACAGCCCAGCAGGAACCCGGAGAGGACTCATGCAGGACCTGAAGGGAGTTGCCAGTCTCACCTTTTTACTCGGACTAACTTGGATTGTTGGCTTCTTAACCTGGGGACCAGTTAGGATAGTTCTGCTCTACCTGTTCTCTGGACTCAACACTCTGCAAG GTCTTTTCATCTTCCTGTTCCACTGTCTGATGAAGGAGAACGTCAGGAAACAGTGGAGGATCCACCTTTGCTTTGGACGCTTTCGTCTCGAGGAACACTCTG AGTGGAGCAACTCGGCATCAGTGGGAGCCCTTCCAAAATCCAGAGAAAATCCTTCCAGAGCAGCAATACCATCGTTGCGATCCGTCCAGTCCAACTCCACAGACAGCACCTCAGCTTCTTCCGACTCCAGCCGGAGAGACTCCTCCTGCAGGAGACCGGACCTgg GTCTATTTGTGAATAGCCTGGTTCTTCCTCGAGTCCAGAGAGGCCCATCAGATACAGGAGATCTGCCTTCCTACAGGGGGGTGAACTCAACACCTGGCTGGAGAAATCATTTGCTAAATGACCAACCACAACAATAA
- the LOC119617624 gene encoding cell wall protein DAN4-like, producing MNLLREVLPSRINIHRVDVFEATRSGTEDHMKASSKDRTRRWAPKNNNRFLLLVHVNIIPKSDVAAAQNEVYSNLIKPYNHSSGLLQLLLNASSICVTPLESLFTTTISPPTLVTEPRPVRTTVSPSTLSTSTTLKTPTTSTTLQTSTSTTLKTPTTSTTLQTSTSTTLKTPTTSTTLLQPPTSTRLQPPTSTLKTSSTRLTTFPNAATDATFTTSPANISELYFEVKVNVSITGDCDPQQILPIWVCLTQTAI from the exons ATGAATTTG CTCAGAGAGGTTCTACCTTCCAGGATCAATATACACAGAGTGGATGTGTTTGAAGCAACCAG ATCCGGCACAGAGGACCACATGAAAGCCTCATCTAAAGACCGAACG AGGCGGTGGGCTcccaaaaataacaacag GTTTCTCCTCCTGGTTCATGTAAATATAATCCCCAAATCAGACGTGGCAGCTGCCCAGAATGAGGTTTACTCAAACCTCATAAAGCCCTACAACCACTCGAGCggactgctgcagctgctgctcaacGCCAGCAGCATCTGTGTCACACCTCTTG AAAGCCTTTTTACCacaaccatcagccctccaacTCTGGTGACGGAGCCTCGTCCTGTCAGAACCACCGTATCACCGTCAACACTGTCCACCTCCACCACACTGAAAActcccaccacctccaccacacTGCAAACGTCCACCTCCACCACACTGAAAActcccaccacctccaccacacTGCAAACGTCCACCTCCACCACACTGAAAActcccaccacctccaccacacT ACTGCAACCTCCCACCTCCACCAGACTGCAacctcccacctccacattgaaaaCATCCTCCACGAGGTTAACAACTTTTCCCAACGCAGCCACAGACGCCACCTTCACAACGAGCCCTGCAAACATCTCTG AACTTTACTTTGAGGTGAAGGTAAACGTGTCCATAACAGGAGACTGTGACCCACAACAGATCCTTCCCATCTGGGTATGTCTCACACAAACAGCTATTTga
- the LOC119617623 gene encoding adhesion G-protein coupled receptor G4-like, whose product MNPLRCELAPNGSLTLGAGHTLKDGSIQIIPYSRFLGKLSLFRIWGRERSKQEVTSLNCTEGDLVKWERKYWDSSYCDPLPDTSLQCEWSIYEIKLLFAIIRSDVNHTELYTARDIAHSWVKHTKCDFMNSNLT is encoded by the exons ATGAACCCTCTGCGCTGCGAACTGGCCCCCAATGGATCGCTCACTCTGGGCGCAGGGCACACCCTCAAGGATGGGAGTATTCAGATCATTCCCTATAGCCGTTTCTTGGGCAAATTATCCTTGTTTCGGATATGGGGGCGAGAGcgcagcaaacaggaagtgacgtcactgAACTGCACAGAGGGGGACCTGGTTAAGTGGGAGAGGAAATACTGGGACAGCTCGTACTGCGATCCGCTGCCCGACACCAGCCTGCAGTGCG AATGGTCCATATATGAGATAAAACTGCTGTTTGCGATCATCCGCTCTGATGTTAACCACACCGAGCTCTACACCGCCAGAGACATCGCACACAGCTGGGTAAAACACACCAAATGTGACTTTATGAACTCAAACCTGACCTGA